The Lacerta agilis isolate rLacAgi1 chromosome 5, rLacAgi1.pri, whole genome shotgun sequence genome has a segment encoding these proteins:
- the TIGAR gene encoding fructose-2,6-bisphosphatase TIGAR: protein MARMRPAAFGLTVVRHGETRYNKEKILQGQGVDEPLSETGFRQANAAGLYLSNVKFTHVFTSDLLRAKQTTAAILKKSKFCKEVAVKYDARLRERKYGVAEGRPLSDLRIMAKAAGEQCPSFTPSGGETLEEVKARGKDFFEHLCCLVAQEACPENKAETEGSSTEMAGGSSTSSLTNHQSRLEFNSDRGAEILDANILVVSHGAFMRSWVGYFISDLACTLPATLSKTELSSVSPNTGISRFNIKLEMSEDSKPKIHCVFLNRDDHLGEKVMAGNMEL, encoded by the exons ATGGCCAGGATGAGGCCGGCCGCTTTCGGTTTAACCGTCGTCCGGCA TGGGGAAACAAGATACAACAAAGAGAAGATTCTGCAAG GCCAAGGTGTAGATGAGCCCCTCTCAGAGACTGGCTTCAGACAAGCCAATGCAGCTGGCCTGTATCTCAGTAATGTAAAATTTACTCATGTCTTCACAAGTGATCTGCTTCGGGCAAAGCAG ACAACAGCCGCAATTCTAAAGAAGAGTAAGTTCTGCAAAGAGGTTGCTGTAAAATATGATGCAAGACTCAGAGAGCGG aaataTGGAGTGGCAGAAGGGAGGCCTCTGAGTGATCTCAGGATAATGGCAAAAGCTGCAGGGGAGCAGTGTCCATCTTTTACACCTTCTGGAGGAGAAACACTTGAAGAA GTAAAAGCACGTGGCAAGGATTTTTTTGAACACCTTTGCTGTCTTGTTGCCCAAGAAGCATGTCCAGAAAATAAAGCTGAGACAGAAGGAAGTAGCACAGAAATGGCAGGCGGAAGTTCTACCAGCTCATTGACCAACCACCAGAGCAGACTGGAATTTAATTCCGACAGAGGTGCTGAAATATTGGATGCCAACATACTGGTTGTGAGTCATGGGGCATTTATGAGAAGCTGGGTGGGCTATTTCATTTCAGACCTGGCGTGCACTTTACCAGCCACTTTGTCAAAGACTGAGCTGTCTTCTGTGAGTCCCAATACTGGAATTAGTCGGTTCAATATAAAACTAGAGATGAGCGAGGACAGTAAACCTAAAATCCACTGCGTCTTTCTTAATAGAGATGACCATTTAGGTGAGAAGGTGATGGCTGGAAACATGGAGCTCTGA
- the PARP11 gene encoding protein mono-ADP-ribosyltransferase PARP11 isoform X2: protein MKCLDRFKICLGEQMTSHIEWQTTSKKWTRRIPSGTDSTSQCSLSSEDIEGMFKINPQGSISFTTAKFDYVLDFLGMKQTNQTTGKERPIKRAPFSISAFSFICENQSIPMPSHWENVNSEEPYQLITLHKLTNEYKDVASQFGKTMDSERIRRIQRIQNLDLWEFFCRKKAQLKKKRGVPCINEHMLFHGTNSEFVEAICIHNFDWRINGMHAAVYGKGTYFARDAVYSSRFCKDGLKHGSTLQIHGVDMQLQMFWKHKVMFLARVLTGDYVNGNSKYVRPPSKDGSFVNLYDSCVDSTWNPKIFVIFDANQIYPEYLIEFS from the exons AT GAAATGTCTGGACCGTTTCAAGATATGTCTCGGGGAGCAGATGACCTCCCACATAGAATGGCAGACCACCTCGAAGAAATGGACACGTCGGATACCCAGTGGG ACTGATTCTACTAGCCAGTGTTCACTTAGCAGTGAAGACATTGAAGGGATGTTCAAAATTAATCCACAAggctccatttcttttacaactGCAAAATTCGACTACGTGCTGGACTTTTTAG GGATGAAACAAACTAACCAAACAACTGGAAAAGAACGTCCCATAAAAAGAGCTCCATTTTCTATCAGTGCCTTCAG TTTTATCTGTGAAAATCAGTCTATCCCCATGCCTTCACACTGGGAGAATGTAAATTCAGAAGAGCCATACCAG cTAATTACTTTGCATAAGCTGACAAATGAATATAAGGATGTTGCTAGTCAGTTTGGGAAAACAATGGATAGTGAACGGATTAGAAGAATTCAGAGAATTCAGAATCTAGACTTGTGGGAATTCTTTTGCAG GAAAAAGGCTCAGCTAAAGAAGAAAAGAGGTGTCCCCTGCATTAATGAACATATGTTGTTTCATGGCACCAACAGTGAATTCGTGGAAGCCATCTGCATTCATAACTTTGACTGGAGAATCAATGGCATGCATGCTGCTGTATATGGAAAAG GGACGTATTTTGCAAGGGATGCTGTATATTCCAGCCGCTTCTGCAAAGATGGCTTGAAGCATGGCAGCACATTACAGATTCATGGAGTTGACATGcaacttcagatgttttggaagcATAAAGTGATGTTTCTTGCTCGTGTATTGACAGGGGACTATGTTAATGGGAACTCCAAATACGTGAGACCACCTTCAAAAGATGGGAGCTTTGTGAATTTATATGACAGCTGTGTAGACAGCACCTGGAACCCAAAGATTTTCGTCATCTTTGATGCCAACCAGATCTATCCAGAATATTTAATAGAGTTCAGCTGA
- the PARP11 gene encoding protein mono-ADP-ribosyltransferase PARP11 isoform X1: MSGPFQDMSRGADDLPHRMADHLEEMDTSDTQWGWFYLAECGKWHMFETDSTSQCSLSSEDIEGMFKINPQGSISFTTAKFDYVLDFLGMKQTNQTTGKERPIKRAPFSISAFSFICENQSIPMPSHWENVNSEEPYQLITLHKLTNEYKDVASQFGKTMDSERIRRIQRIQNLDLWEFFCRKKAQLKKKRGVPCINEHMLFHGTNSEFVEAICIHNFDWRINGMHAAVYGKGTYFARDAVYSSRFCKDGLKHGSTLQIHGVDMQLQMFWKHKVMFLARVLTGDYVNGNSKYVRPPSKDGSFVNLYDSCVDSTWNPKIFVIFDANQIYPEYLIEFS; this comes from the exons ATGTCTGGACCGTTTCAAGATATGTCTCGGGGAGCAGATGACCTCCCACATAGAATGGCAGACCACCTCGAAGAAATGGACACGTCGGATACCCAGTGGGGTTGGTTTTACTTGGCTGAATGTGGCAAATGGCATATGTTTGAG ACTGATTCTACTAGCCAGTGTTCACTTAGCAGTGAAGACATTGAAGGGATGTTCAAAATTAATCCACAAggctccatttcttttacaactGCAAAATTCGACTACGTGCTGGACTTTTTAG GGATGAAACAAACTAACCAAACAACTGGAAAAGAACGTCCCATAAAAAGAGCTCCATTTTCTATCAGTGCCTTCAG TTTTATCTGTGAAAATCAGTCTATCCCCATGCCTTCACACTGGGAGAATGTAAATTCAGAAGAGCCATACCAG cTAATTACTTTGCATAAGCTGACAAATGAATATAAGGATGTTGCTAGTCAGTTTGGGAAAACAATGGATAGTGAACGGATTAGAAGAATTCAGAGAATTCAGAATCTAGACTTGTGGGAATTCTTTTGCAG GAAAAAGGCTCAGCTAAAGAAGAAAAGAGGTGTCCCCTGCATTAATGAACATATGTTGTTTCATGGCACCAACAGTGAATTCGTGGAAGCCATCTGCATTCATAACTTTGACTGGAGAATCAATGGCATGCATGCTGCTGTATATGGAAAAG GGACGTATTTTGCAAGGGATGCTGTATATTCCAGCCGCTTCTGCAAAGATGGCTTGAAGCATGGCAGCACATTACAGATTCATGGAGTTGACATGcaacttcagatgttttggaagcATAAAGTGATGTTTCTTGCTCGTGTATTGACAGGGGACTATGTTAATGGGAACTCCAAATACGTGAGACCACCTTCAAAAGATGGGAGCTTTGTGAATTTATATGACAGCTGTGTAGACAGCACCTGGAACCCAAAGATTTTCGTCATCTTTGATGCCAACCAGATCTATCCAGAATATTTAATAGAGTTCAGCTGA
- the PARP11 gene encoding protein mono-ADP-ribosyltransferase PARP11 isoform X3 yields MTSHIEWQTTSKKWTRRIPSGTDSTSQCSLSSEDIEGMFKINPQGSISFTTAKFDYVLDFLGMKQTNQTTGKERPIKRAPFSISAFSFICENQSIPMPSHWENVNSEEPYQLITLHKLTNEYKDVASQFGKTMDSERIRRIQRIQNLDLWEFFCRKKAQLKKKRGVPCINEHMLFHGTNSEFVEAICIHNFDWRINGMHAAVYGKGTYFARDAVYSSRFCKDGLKHGSTLQIHGVDMQLQMFWKHKVMFLARVLTGDYVNGNSKYVRPPSKDGSFVNLYDSCVDSTWNPKIFVIFDANQIYPEYLIEFS; encoded by the exons ATGACCTCCCACATAGAATGGCAGACCACCTCGAAGAAATGGACACGTCGGATACCCAGTGGG ACTGATTCTACTAGCCAGTGTTCACTTAGCAGTGAAGACATTGAAGGGATGTTCAAAATTAATCCACAAggctccatttcttttacaactGCAAAATTCGACTACGTGCTGGACTTTTTAG GGATGAAACAAACTAACCAAACAACTGGAAAAGAACGTCCCATAAAAAGAGCTCCATTTTCTATCAGTGCCTTCAG TTTTATCTGTGAAAATCAGTCTATCCCCATGCCTTCACACTGGGAGAATGTAAATTCAGAAGAGCCATACCAG cTAATTACTTTGCATAAGCTGACAAATGAATATAAGGATGTTGCTAGTCAGTTTGGGAAAACAATGGATAGTGAACGGATTAGAAGAATTCAGAGAATTCAGAATCTAGACTTGTGGGAATTCTTTTGCAG GAAAAAGGCTCAGCTAAAGAAGAAAAGAGGTGTCCCCTGCATTAATGAACATATGTTGTTTCATGGCACCAACAGTGAATTCGTGGAAGCCATCTGCATTCATAACTTTGACTGGAGAATCAATGGCATGCATGCTGCTGTATATGGAAAAG GGACGTATTTTGCAAGGGATGCTGTATATTCCAGCCGCTTCTGCAAAGATGGCTTGAAGCATGGCAGCACATTACAGATTCATGGAGTTGACATGcaacttcagatgttttggaagcATAAAGTGATGTTTCTTGCTCGTGTATTGACAGGGGACTATGTTAATGGGAACTCCAAATACGTGAGACCACCTTCAAAAGATGGGAGCTTTGTGAATTTATATGACAGCTGTGTAGACAGCACCTGGAACCCAAAGATTTTCGTCATCTTTGATGCCAACCAGATCTATCCAGAATATTTAATAGAGTTCAGCTGA